The nucleotide sequence acaaagaggggggactaggccaaaaccctcataaacaaaaaaagaacaaagaaaagaaatcaCAGACTAAGGAAATCTATAATTAGGAAGTCCACATCTATCACGAAAAAACTCAAATCCTAAAGCAGGTGGTAGAGAAGAATGCCAAACCGCATTGGTGATGGAATGACCAAGGTTTGCTAACCTGTCAGCACAAACATCACCTTCACGATATATGTGGGATGAAATAACCTGAACTCCTAGGCGAAGAGCATTGTGCCATCGATTGCGAAGCATAATAGGAACCAACGAGGGAGACTTAAAGACCGCAATGGCACTGATAGAATCACATTACAGCCAGAAATTGGTCCAACCATGGAGAGCCGCATATTCCAGGGCAAAGATGATTCCCTGAACCTCGGAAGAAAAAACTGAGGCATGACCCAGATTACAAGAAAATGCACCGAGAAAAGTACCTAAATGATTCCATCAatgattataaataaaattcgtTCTTTCTTTTAGAATGCTTGAGTGTTGAATTCTTCTGGAATCCATaccaaattaataaatatgttatattaaattattaaatatcaaGGACAaaccaacaaaacaacaaaatataaattacaaatCATTCCAAAATGCATAAACAATTGATCGTGTCAAAATAAAAGGACAATTGTTCATACATTATTAAAAGCTTACATATTTGATATTAAACTCCTTTATCAGTTCAAAACTTTGATAAGTTCCAAATTTTGCTTATAGAATTTGATATGAAACTCCTTCCAAATTTGATATGAAACTCCTTCCAAAACTAGCTTAAAACAATACATGTTCATATCATACTTAAAACAAGACATATTCATATCATGGCAGTTAATGTATTAGATCCCCCAAAGTTGTGTTTGGTTTAATCATACAAACAACATCATTGAGTTAATACTCATAttataaagagaaatgatatttaaacaactattttttgataactattatgacaattttcttttccatattaacattatatttttactttctctctattattttagtttttgtgtaaATACtcatatttctttgtatattatAGTCGTCCCACAAGTTATcaacaaaaatggttgttcaaataagcctcctataatataatatacaaaGTTTAaaaaagagttgtgttatttgaacatccatatatgtgacaacttttgtgacaactaaaattttacaaaggaaatgagaTATTgtcacaaaaaccaaaacaatagagagagaaagtaaaaaggtaatgtgagtataagagagaaagttgtcataaaagttgtcaaaaatggttatttaaatatcatttctttttaaaaaaagaagaaagaattaaGTCGAGGTTTCCTCCAAGAATGTTTGGACACCCTGTACGTCATTTTAGATGTTTGTAGAAGACATATGCATTTGACATAgctcataaaaatcataaaacattaaaaaatttagaataccACCCGTTAAAGTAGTCCATTTTCATAGAAGTAAACTAAAGTAAACTACGTTgtaaacatgcaaataacacaaGAAATAATATCAGGAAGTAGGAATTAATATAACCTTAGATTgcttctgtaaaaaaaatatatccataGACTGTTGGAGCTTCGTCCGTAACGGGTTATAAAATTGGCTTATTCAATCAcctgatcccttaacttaattgattgtattaatttggtcccctaattataatttgtatcaatttggtcccctataTTTTGCTTTGTTACTAGTTTTAGTCTTTTCTGTtagtttctctcaaaaaaacattaacagaaAAGACTTAAACTAGTAACGAAGCAAAACACAGGGGACCAAATTGGTACAtaagttaacgttttttttgagagaaactgACAGAAATGACTAAAACTAGTAACAAAGCAAAACATAGGATACCAAATTGGTACAgattatagttaggggaccaaattaaaacaatcaattaagttaagggaccggatGATTGAATAAGCctataaaattaatcaaaagtaTACAAGATCTTATAAAGTATAGAAGAATAGGAAGAAAAGTATACAAGAACTTATGTAAAGTGAGAAAAAAtagctttcttcatcttcttccttccacctCTTTTACATCTTCATCATTGTCttcataaattcatcaaaaaaccTAGGAAAAAAATACTcagaaaagagataaaaaaaaaaactcaaaatcatcaTCTCACTCTCAATAGACAACTTCTGACAAACCTAAACAAAATTCCCATTGATAATGGTCAGATTGACATCTCAACACTAAAATCTACAATGTTCACAGTCCCAGCTAAACTTTTATtgataatatcaaaatcaaattataacaaCAAAATCCTCATTGTGAATGCTCAAATTTCCaatattgaaaaaattcaaaaaattctcaaattgaaaaacctaaagaatgatttttttttcattaccaACTCTCGTCTCATCATTGATCTCGCATCTCTGTTGTTTCTTGGTTACTCAAAATTCTTTCTTCGTCAATTCTTTGAACTCTAatctcatcatttttgttttgaatatttGGGTCGTGTTCTTTTTTTCCGGTTGATTTGGAAGATTGTTGTGTGAAATTGGATTATACGAGAAAGGTTCAAGTTTGATATGAATATTCTTTTCATTTGAAGATTTAGAGGGATAATAAATAGAATTGAAAAATATGTTGGAATGTTGAATTgagataagttttattttaaacgaTTTTAAAGTGTGTGAAATTGGATTGCACGTTGAACAATGGGTTTAttggtttaatttgattttgttgtttgtgagaagaaataaaagagaagttaTCACATGAATGTATAATTGAAGGTGTTGGAttgagtttgttgttgttttgagttgatggatttttggattttgaagtgatgaatttctgtgtttgtttgatgatgatgaagtttatgaaaacaatgatagtaatgaagaagaaaatgtgggaagaagatgaagaaatgtaattaaatttgaatttttcgtcttctcgttttttggttttggtccctctacaaatttcgttttttggttttggtcctggAAATAGTCAAGTCCAtctacaaattttgttttttgattttagttttagttcctttacgaattttatttttttggctttggtccttctacaaatttcgttttttgattttggtccctctcaCTGTGTGATTGATCAATAAGTTTGCCACGTCAGCATCGTCTGCCACATCAGGCACTACCACGTCATCCTCCGTTTGCCACATGTGCGTTTTTGTAACAGAAGTTGACGGAAGGgacgaaaataaaaaagttattaacttataggggttgttttagaacaaaaaaagatacatgaaCGAAAACTAAAAACACGCCAAATTACAGAGACGATTTACCAAtttaatttacatatttaagccataaAGAACCATTGTTTTCCATCCTCACGCATTTTTAGCACACTCACTTAGTTAGTTATCGCACCACAGCAATACACGTATACCAATCTCTAGAACTCTCAACAGAAGAAAAAGCGAAAAACCAAAACCCTCATCCATTCAACCGAATCCAAACCACCAATGGCCGCCGCAGCACCGCCACCACCACCGACAGAACCTCCATCAACCATGCCAGAAACCGCACTCCCACGCCACCCAGTTTTCACCCGCATCCGTTTAGCCACCCCTTCCGACGTTCCCTACATCCACAAACTAATGCAACAAATGGCCGTTTTCGAACGCCTCACACATCTCATGACCGCCACAGAAGCTTCCTACTCCTCCACTCTCTTCTCCCCTGAAAACAAACCCTTCCTTTCCACCACCATCCTCATCCTTGAAGTCTCTCAAAACCCTTTCACCGATACCCATTTCGACAACGACCCATTTTACAAACCCATCACAAAAACTGTTACCTTAGACCTCCCAATCGATGACCCAGAGAAAGAAAACTTCAAAACTCAACATGGTAATGAAGTTTTTGTTGCtgggtttgttttgttttttcctaACTATTCAACTTTTTTGGGGAAACATgggttttatgttgaagatCTGTTTGTGAGAGAGTGTTATAGAAGGAAAGGATTTGGGAAGATGTTACTTACTGCTGTTGCGAAACAAGCTGTGAAAATGGGATATGGAAGAGTTGAATGGGTTGTTCTTGATTGGAATGTTAATGctatcaaattttatgaagatATGGGTGCTAAGATTTTGCAGGAATGGAGGCTTTGCAGACTCACTGGGGAGAATTTGGAGGCTTATGGAGCTACTGAGTAAGAGTCAAATAATGAGGTTTTCTCTATGATGCACGGACACTCCTTGGatacgtgtccgacaccgacacttgtaattacactgaattatgttatctttttaaattattagctgtgtcggcgtgtcaaGTGTGTGTgtcgtgtccgtatccgtgcttcatagggttttcttagaaaaaagaatttggatttggaatttGATAACTTTTTACTCtattttgttgtaatttgaGTTTGGATTTTGCTATGTTGTTTCACTGTTGTGAACTTATGTCATTGTAAttggatgttgatgttgatgttgatttagTATAAGTTTATGGGTTATGGATTAAATGTGAAGAGTATTAAACCAGTTTTTCACACTTGCGTGCAAAATACCTAGAAAATTGACAGAAATTAAGCAAATTGATCCCTGtgacaaacaattttttcttttgctttaatGGATTTGGTTAAGAGTTTGATCCTTACTAGTAGCAACAAATTGGAAAAGAATGATATGAATTATATTGTATGTACTTAGAAGAATTACAATTGAAAGGGAAATGTTGTGTCACATGTTAGATTAGATACTGGGGAATTCTTGTGTAGGAACGAACCTAACCTATCAtccttacaaacaacaaattaaaacatgacacgtCGTTGTTTTTCCACTAtgaatggtggtggtggtgaatgGTGATGGAAGATCACGAACTAGTGGttgtggagagagagagagaaagtactggttgatttatttttttataattattttaaaagaaaacaacgatgtgtcatattttaatttgttctttaTAAGGATGATAGGTTAGGTTCGTTCCTACACAAAGAAAGGATATGTTTGTTATGTGTGGGGGATGGTCTTTGGAATCCATGAGTGATTTTTTATGTGTATTATTCTCCAAGTCGTGTGTCACACACAATTCTATACCATGTCGTGTGTCACACAATTTTTCTTACATTCGAAACAATCTATATCATTCTTCTTCAATCTGTTGTTACTCATAGGGATCAAACCGTTTTACCAAATTCAGCACAAGAAAATTTGTTTCTTGCAGGGAccaatttgtttgatttttgcaaatttcatgtggtattttgcacataaatgtGAAATTTGAGAGGGTATTTACTCATATGTgtgaaaaaattcaactaattaaGAGGGCAAATTGACTAGCGTTTAACAATTTTACGAAGGGTTGCCTTTTCTCAAATTTTGATGAAGATAAATACAAGATTTTACAATTTCGGAGAATTATTTGTCCATGTACTCTTAATAGTTTTTGtgcataattgtttttattctcgtaactaaaaaaaatctgatttatgGAATCAAACGTTGATTTGTACCCAAATTAACATtgacaattaaattttttttttttttgaagagac is from Medicago truncatula cultivar Jemalong A17 chromosome 1, MtrunA17r5.0-ANR, whole genome shotgun sequence and encodes:
- the LOC25483218 gene encoding probable acetyltransferase NATA1-like, translated to MAAAAPPPPPTEPPSTMPETALPRHPVFTRIRLATPSDVPYIHKLMQQMAVFERLTHLMTATEASYSSTLFSPENKPFLSTTILILEVSQNPFTDTHFDNDPFYKPITKTVTLDLPIDDPEKENFKTQHGNEVFVAGFVLFFPNYSTFLGKHGFYVEDLFVRECYRRKGFGKMLLTAVAKQAVKMGYGRVEWVVLDWNVNAIKFYEDMGAKILQEWRLCRLTGENLEAYGATE